Proteins encoded by one window of Coriobacteriia bacterium:
- a CDS encoding peptide chain release factor 2: protein MVENRIQEITALRERVTQMSEYLHIDSRKAELAKLEAKAAEPGFWDDQSIAQSVMAQSSGIREEIGAYDDIVSALDDADVANEFAVSGDDEELAVEVENALKQANSLINALEVNSWFTGEFDHGDAIVTITPGQGGLEAQDWADMLLKMLMKYCESKKWKTDLNDYTPGVEIGIDRAVFTVHGRNAYGMLQSEMGVHRLVRISPTDEKKRRQTTFAGVEILPLLPDEVEVEIRDEDLRIDVYRSSGPGGQSVNTTDSAVRITHMPSGLVVTCQNEKSQHKNKDAAMKILRARLYEIEKAKRNAEIDELRGPKREITFGSQIRSYVLYPYQMVKDLRSGEETGNVNAVLGGEIDQFVIGFHRWRVKGEGAAVAAAALEEEE, encoded by the coding sequence ATGGTCGAGAACCGCATTCAGGAGATCACTGCGCTGCGCGAACGCGTGACGCAGATGTCGGAGTACCTGCACATCGATTCGCGCAAAGCCGAACTCGCGAAACTCGAGGCCAAGGCCGCTGAGCCGGGCTTCTGGGACGACCAGTCAATCGCGCAGTCGGTCATGGCGCAGTCCTCCGGCATCCGTGAGGAGATCGGCGCGTATGACGACATCGTCTCGGCGCTCGACGACGCTGACGTGGCCAACGAATTCGCCGTCTCGGGCGACGACGAAGAGCTGGCGGTCGAAGTCGAGAACGCGCTGAAGCAGGCGAACTCGCTCATCAACGCGCTCGAGGTGAACTCGTGGTTCACTGGCGAGTTCGATCACGGCGACGCGATCGTCACCATCACACCGGGTCAAGGCGGACTGGAGGCTCAGGACTGGGCTGACATGCTCCTCAAGATGCTCATGAAGTACTGCGAGTCCAAGAAGTGGAAGACCGACCTCAACGACTACACTCCTGGGGTCGAGATCGGCATTGACCGAGCGGTGTTCACCGTGCACGGTCGCAACGCCTACGGCATGCTCCAGTCCGAGATGGGCGTTCACCGATTGGTCCGTATAAGCCCCACCGACGAGAAGAAGCGCCGACAGACCACCTTCGCTGGCGTCGAGATACTCCCGTTGTTGCCCGATGAGGTCGAGGTCGAGATCCGCGACGAGGATCTGCGCATCGACGTGTACCGATCAAGCGGGCCCGGTGGCCAGAGCGTCAACACGACCGACTCGGCGGTTCGGATCACGCACATGCCTTCGGGACTGGTGGTCACATGCCAGAACGAGAAGTCGCAGCACAAGAACAAGGATGCGGCGATGAAGATCCTTCGCGCGCGCCTCTACGAGATCGAGAAGGCGAAGCGAAACGCTGAGATCGACGAACTGCGCGGCCCCAAGCGAGAGATCACGTTCGGCAGCCAGATCCGCAGCTATGTCCTGTACCCGTATCAGATGGTCAAAGACCTGCGAAGCGGCGAGGAGACGGGCAACGTGAACGCGGTTCTCGGCGGCGAGATCGATCAGTTCGTGATCGGATTCCACCGGTGGCGTGTGAAGGGCGAGGGCGCCGCGGTCGCCGCAGCGGCCCTCGAAGAAGAGGAGTAG
- a CDS encoding phosphatase, with product MRLLADLHTHTVASGHAFSTLTENAQVARARGLELIAITDHAPSVPQGAHPWYFWNLKIIPSVLDGVRLLKGCEANLSPDSENGLDLPDMILGWLDFVAVGFHPHTGWDKPDRVRNTEALLRVMEHPLVDQITHPGNEEEFPLDLDAIVEAAVRHSVILELNDHSFDPTSSRAGSGARERQFAEAALAAGAPVSIGSDAHYALYVGRFDSALAIAEEIGLTEERIVNRNAESVLAHLLAKRERPRLDIGGEWEWPTAPHGAAPHDLRDEAAGERQW from the coding sequence ATGCGCCTACTCGCCGACCTCCACACCCATACGGTCGCATCCGGTCACGCATTCTCGACACTCACCGAGAACGCTCAGGTCGCCCGTGCGCGCGGACTTGAGCTCATCGCCATCACGGACCACGCCCCGAGCGTCCCGCAAGGTGCGCACCCGTGGTACTTCTGGAACCTCAAGATCATTCCGAGCGTGCTCGACGGCGTTCGACTGCTCAAAGGCTGTGAGGCGAATCTCTCGCCTGACTCGGAGAACGGGCTCGACCTGCCCGACATGATTCTGGGATGGCTCGACTTCGTGGCGGTGGGGTTCCACCCGCACACGGGCTGGGACAAACCGGACCGCGTCCGAAATACCGAGGCCCTGCTGCGGGTCATGGAGCATCCGCTCGTCGACCAGATCACGCACCCTGGTAACGAAGAGGAGTTTCCTCTCGATCTCGATGCGATCGTCGAAGCGGCCGTGCGTCACAGCGTCATCCTCGAGCTCAACGACCACAGCTTCGACCCCACCAGCTCGCGAGCCGGGTCGGGTGCACGCGAGCGGCAGTTCGCGGAGGCCGCGCTCGCGGCGGGTGCGCCCGTATCGATCGGCTCGGACGCGCACTACGCGCTCTACGTTGGGCGCTTCGATTCAGCTCTCGCTATCGCCGAGGAGATCGGCCTGACCGAGGAGCGTATCGTGAACCGCAACGCCGAGTCGGTGCTCGCGCACCTGCTGGCTAAACGAGAGCGGCCTCGCCTCGATATCGGTGGCGAGTGGGAGTGGCCGACGGCACCACACGGCGCAGCGCCGCATGACCTGCGCGATGAAGCGGCGGGGGAGCGTCAGTGGTAG
- a CDS encoding YitT family protein, with product MVVERVLKSRRVRDYGLMTLGIVMTAWALDAFLIPNQIAAGGVSGLATVIYYWAQANFGVAIPVGIQMLAFNAILLVIAWQRRGLSYLAKTVYGAVTLSVLVDVIAPFTPHLASDDLLLAALYGGAITGIGLGFVFKAGGNTGGTDIVAQLLSRRFPFGVGQIMLVVDAAVTVLAAIQFGPRLAMYGVVAIFVATAAIDLVLEGVSVEKAVWIISDHADRIGQAINVELGRGATRIEASGVFTGEKRGTLMVVLSRNELDELKAIVAAIDERALVIISNVHEAIGEGFKEMAP from the coding sequence GTGGTAGTCGAGCGCGTCCTCAAGAGTCGTCGCGTGCGAGACTACGGCCTCATGACCCTCGGCATCGTGATGACCGCATGGGCCCTTGATGCGTTCCTCATCCCGAATCAGATTGCTGCCGGCGGCGTATCGGGTCTGGCGACGGTCATCTACTACTGGGCGCAGGCCAACTTCGGGGTGGCCATTCCTGTCGGTATCCAGATGCTTGCGTTCAATGCGATTCTGCTCGTGATCGCTTGGCAAAGGCGGGGTCTCAGCTATCTGGCGAAGACCGTCTACGGAGCCGTTACGCTTTCCGTGCTCGTCGACGTCATTGCCCCGTTCACGCCGCACCTCGCATCAGATGACCTCCTGCTTGCCGCCTTGTACGGTGGTGCCATTACCGGAATCGGGCTCGGCTTCGTGTTCAAGGCCGGCGGCAACACAGGCGGTACCGACATCGTCGCCCAGTTGCTTTCAAGACGATTCCCGTTCGGCGTCGGGCAGATCATGCTCGTGGTCGATGCCGCGGTCACGGTGCTCGCCGCCATACAGTTCGGGCCTCGGCTGGCCATGTATGGTGTCGTGGCGATATTCGTTGCGACGGCCGCCATCGACCTCGTGCTGGAGGGTGTGAGCGTCGAGAAGGCTGTGTGGATCATCAGTGACCACGCAGACCGTATCGGACAGGCGATCAATGTTGAGCTCGGTCGGGGCGCCACGCGCATCGAAGCGAGCGGGGTCTTCACGGGGGAGAAGCGCGGCACGCTTATGGTGGTGCTCTCCCGAAACGAACTCGACGAGCTCAAGGCCATCGTGGCTGCGATCGACGAGCGAGCGCTCGTCATCATCAGCAACGTGCATGAGGCGATCGGCGAAGGCTTCAAGGAGATGGCTCCCTAG
- a CDS encoding transketolase: protein MWDRATVEAKASRMRGDIVEMIGAAGSGHPGGSLSAADIVATLYFGGVLRHDPTRPEWPERDRFILSKGHAGPVLYAALAEAGYFGRDHLSTLRKLGSMLQGHPDSRKTPGVEVSTGSLGQGLSIASGLAAGLRGGEHPQNVTDDRTVFCLLGDGEIQEGQVWEAAMFAAHERLGNLVAIIDHNGLQIDGACSEVMCLGTVANKFAAFDWAVTEVDGHDVEQLHAALEAGRAHSDGPFAIIAHTVKGKGVSFMEGDAGWHGKAPSPEQVAAALAELGLSEGSAS from the coding sequence ATGTGGGACCGAGCGACTGTCGAGGCCAAGGCTTCGCGGATGAGAGGCGACATCGTCGAGATGATCGGCGCTGCGGGGAGCGGGCACCCCGGCGGCTCACTCTCCGCTGCAGACATCGTGGCAACGCTCTATTTCGGAGGCGTTCTGCGCCACGATCCCACGCGACCCGAGTGGCCGGAGCGCGACCGCTTCATCCTCTCGAAAGGTCATGCCGGGCCGGTGCTGTACGCTGCGCTGGCAGAGGCCGGCTACTTCGGCCGAGATCACCTCAGCACGCTCCGCAAGCTCGGCTCGATGCTCCAGGGACACCCCGACTCGCGCAAGACGCCCGGCGTTGAAGTCTCTACCGGTTCGCTCGGCCAGGGGCTTTCGATCGCCTCCGGGCTCGCCGCAGGGCTTCGCGGGGGCGAGCATCCCCAGAATGTCACGGACGACAGAACCGTGTTTTGCCTGCTAGGGGACGGTGAGATTCAGGAAGGTCAGGTCTGGGAGGCTGCCATGTTCGCGGCCCACGAGCGGCTCGGCAACCTGGTCGCGATCATCGACCACAACGGGCTTCAGATCGACGGTGCGTGCAGCGAGGTCATGTGCCTTGGAACGGTCGCGAACAAGTTCGCTGCATTCGACTGGGCCGTCACGGAAGTGGACGGGCACGATGTCGAGCAGCTTCACGCCGCGCTCGAGGCCGGGCGGGCGCACTCTGATGGGCCGTTCGCCATCATCGCGCATACCGTGAAGGGCAAGGGCGTCTCCTTCATGGAGGGTGATGCCGGCTGGCACGGCAAGGCGCCGTCCCCCGAGCAGGTCGCCGCCGCACTCGCTGAACTGGGCTTGTCCGAAGGGAGTGCATCGTGA
- a CDS encoding transketolase family protein yields MVSKKATREALGTTLVELAGEGYDVVAVEADLSKSTTTAKLGDAYPDRFFNVGIAEANMIGVAAGLAVAGKTPFTGSFAVFATGRAYDQIRNTVCYASLNVKLTPTHAGITVGPDGGSHQMIEDLALMRVLPGMRVLVPADFNAARAAIRCAAQTPGPFYVRLGRATLPEVYPEGIEWDLERATVLREGTDVTLVACGVMVAAAVSAAELLGELGVSAEVIDAATIKPLDAATILSSAAKTGAVVTCEEHSVIGGLGSAVAEALGEGRPTPLKRVGVNDVFGTSGDPDELMEHYGLTAEGIAAAAKMLIGR; encoded by the coding sequence ATCGTGAGCAAGAAGGCGACTCGAGAGGCACTAGGAACGACCTTGGTTGAATTGGCGGGGGAGGGCTACGACGTCGTCGCCGTTGAGGCCGACCTCTCAAAATCAACGACGACCGCAAAGCTGGGCGACGCGTACCCGGACCGCTTCTTCAACGTCGGTATCGCCGAGGCGAACATGATCGGTGTCGCAGCCGGCCTCGCCGTAGCTGGAAAGACGCCGTTCACAGGCTCATTTGCGGTGTTCGCGACCGGGCGTGCCTATGATCAGATTCGCAACACGGTGTGCTATGCAAGCCTCAACGTCAAGTTGACCCCGACACATGCCGGGATCACCGTAGGGCCTGATGGCGGCAGCCATCAGATGATCGAGGACTTGGCGCTCATGAGGGTACTTCCCGGCATGCGTGTACTCGTTCCGGCTGACTTCAACGCGGCTAGGGCGGCCATCCGTTGCGCGGCGCAGACACCGGGCCCGTTCTATGTTCGGCTCGGCCGAGCGACCCTGCCGGAGGTCTATCCGGAGGGCATCGAGTGGGATCTTGAACGGGCCACCGTCCTTCGCGAGGGCACGGACGTCACGCTCGTGGCCTGTGGCGTCATGGTGGCCGCCGCCGTGTCTGCGGCCGAGCTTCTCGGTGAGCTCGGGGTGTCTGCTGAGGTAATCGATGCCGCCACGATCAAGCCGCTCGATGCGGCAACGATCCTGTCGAGCGCGGCCAAGACCGGTGCGGTGGTGACATGTGAGGAGCACAGCGTCATCGGTGGACTGGGATCGGCGGTTGCTGAGGCGCTTGGGGAGGGCCGTCCCACGCCGCTCAAGCGCGTCGGAGTGAACGATGTGTTCGGAACCTCAGGGGATCCGGATGAACTCATGGAGCACTACGGGCTGACGGCAGAGGGAATCGCAGCGGCGGCGAAGATGCTCATCGGGCGCTAA
- the ftsE gene encoding cell division ATP-binding protein FtsE, which translates to MAGWRCTPLVHCPSGFVAQKRSYPVTDLTSIPDPAAPRAAEAPPALPRTGPVMISMRGISKSYVADKPALYDVDVEIGSGEFVFIVGHSGSGKSTFIRLLLRELLPSRGQIIVAGQDLGKMKNWKVPYLRRNIGCVFQDFKLLPNKTSFENVAFALEVIGKSKHVIRTQVPEVLRLVGLEDKVNSYPDELSGGEQQRVSIARAFVNRPPLLLCDEPTGNLDPQTSLGIMKLLERINNTGTTVLVATHDREMVDNMRRRVIALEGGRIIRDQDRGVYGYVD; encoded by the coding sequence ATGGCAGGGTGGAGATGTACGCCTTTGGTACACTGCCCCTCGGGGTTTGTCGCACAGAAACGGAGCTACCCTGTGACTGATTTGACCAGCATTCCCGATCCGGCTGCGCCGCGAGCGGCTGAGGCGCCACCCGCGCTTCCGCGCACCGGTCCCGTCATGATCTCGATGCGAGGCATCTCGAAGTCCTACGTTGCCGATAAGCCGGCACTGTACGACGTCGACGTTGAGATCGGCTCGGGTGAGTTCGTCTTCATCGTCGGGCACTCGGGTTCCGGCAAGTCCACCTTCATCCGTCTCCTGCTGCGCGAACTCCTGCCCAGCCGCGGGCAGATCATCGTTGCCGGTCAGGACCTCGGCAAGATGAAGAACTGGAAGGTGCCCTACCTGCGCCGCAACATCGGCTGCGTCTTCCAGGATTTCAAGCTTCTGCCCAACAAGACCTCATTTGAGAACGTCGCGTTCGCGCTCGAGGTCATCGGCAAGAGCAAGCACGTCATCCGAACTCAGGTGCCCGAGGTGCTGCGCCTTGTCGGCCTTGAGGACAAGGTCAATAGCTACCCCGACGAGCTCTCCGGTGGTGAGCAGCAGCGCGTCTCCATCGCGCGCGCGTTCGTCAACCGACCGCCGCTGCTCCTGTGCGACGAGCCGACCGGAAACCTCGACCCGCAGACGTCGCTGGGCATCATGAAGTTGCTTGAGCGCATCAACAACACCGGCACGACGGTGCTTGTCGCCACTCACGATCGTGAGATGGTCGACAACATGCGCCGTCGCGTCATCGCCCTCGAGGGCGGCCGCATCATCCGCGACCAGGACCGAGGGGTGTACGGCTATGTCGATTAA
- a CDS encoding ABC transporter permease, with translation MSINVGYFVRESIQNFRRNWVMTLGAVITIYLSLLLVGVFLVTGAIVNNVVKSVEDKVTIEIFLKDGAATADVTALQNKLLADPLVGVQSPDAKNRGTVSYTSKEQAMDKFKKSMSSSPEILDQLENNPLPASLDVKLADSHNVEALAAQIKADPLFLKVAENPAKPEESIKYGQQIVKKLFAFTRVVRIMGYAIIAMLAVVSLIFINNTIRLAIYARRKEIGIMRLVGASNWFIRTPFLLEGVLQALIGATLAILSVTGLQALIMPRLRDVISFLPVATGAATTVQISLTLVLAGVVIGLAGSSVALRRYLKV, from the coding sequence ATGTCGATTAATGTCGGGTACTTCGTACGAGAGTCTATTCAGAACTTCCGTCGCAACTGGGTCATGACTCTGGGTGCGGTCATCACGATCTATCTTTCGCTGCTGCTTGTGGGCGTGTTCCTCGTCACGGGCGCCATCGTCAACAATGTGGTCAAGTCCGTCGAGGACAAGGTCACGATTGAGATTTTCCTCAAGGACGGCGCAGCCACGGCGGATGTGACCGCTTTGCAGAACAAGCTGCTTGCCGACCCGCTGGTCGGCGTGCAAAGCCCGGATGCCAAGAACCGCGGGACGGTGAGTTACACGTCCAAGGAGCAGGCGATGGACAAGTTCAAGAAGAGCATGTCCTCGTCGCCCGAGATCCTCGATCAACTCGAGAACAACCCGCTGCCAGCGTCTCTGGACGTCAAGCTCGCGGATTCACACAATGTTGAGGCACTGGCCGCGCAGATCAAGGCCGACCCCCTCTTCCTCAAGGTCGCCGAGAACCCTGCCAAGCCTGAAGAGTCGATCAAGTACGGTCAGCAGATCGTGAAGAAGCTGTTCGCGTTCACCCGCGTCGTCCGCATCATGGGGTACGCCATCATCGCGATGCTCGCGGTCGTCTCGCTGATTTTCATCAACAACACTATCCGCCTCGCCATCTACGCGCGTCGCAAGGAGATCGGCATCATGCGTCTCGTGGGCGCGAGCAACTGGTTCATCCGGACCCCGTTCCTGCTGGAAGGCGTCCTCCAAGCGCTCATCGGGGCCACGCTCGCGATTCTCTCGGTGACGGGTCTTCAGGCGCTCATCATGCCGAGACTCCGTGACGTGATCTCGTTCTTGCCGGTCGCTACCGGTGCGGCAACGACGGTCCAGATATCGCTGACTCTCGTGCTGGCAGGCGTTGTGATCGGCCTTGCCGGTTCCAGCGTCGCGCTGAGGCGCTACCTCAAGGTGTAG
- a CDS encoding PDZ domain-containing protein, with translation MNKATKAILAVSLTIIVGSLGFIGGFATSRILPADSPLTTVVTDHVKAPTTVSGRVDEVYELMKKRALVVPAETSATAGAVEGLLQSNGDKYATYFDDTHFKAFNEDSMGSFGGIGVVLGEKDGTTYITEVYKGTPAGRAGLLPGDEFRVIDGTRRTNWQTTDVVKKVRGEVGTKVTITLYRPKKGTAHSGTEKEFTLTRATINYPNLKSEMIDGVGYMRLGQFNANAESDVAKAIASLTKKGAKSLILDLRSDPGGLLDEAVSVSSLFIKDGVIVRVDERGKPEDEIKATGRKMTDLPLVVLIDGDSASASEITAGALQDYGRATLVGEKSYGKGSVQTVEAVSWGGGVKFTIAHYLTPKKRVINGKGLTPDVVVKMDRMDQVKRSTDIQLKKAVEIARQKTR, from the coding sequence ATGAACAAGGCCACCAAGGCCATACTGGCTGTTTCCCTTACGATCATCGTCGGGAGTCTCGGGTTCATCGGCGGGTTCGCGACATCGCGTATCCTGCCCGCTGACTCGCCGCTGACAACCGTCGTCACCGATCACGTCAAGGCGCCCACCACGGTCTCGGGTCGCGTCGACGAAGTCTACGAATTGATGAAGAAGCGTGCGCTGGTGGTTCCGGCTGAGACCTCGGCCACCGCCGGGGCGGTCGAAGGCCTGCTCCAATCCAACGGCGATAAGTACGCCACCTACTTCGACGACACGCACTTCAAGGCGTTCAACGAAGACAGCATGGGCTCTTTTGGCGGAATCGGCGTGGTGCTCGGTGAGAAGGACGGCACCACGTACATCACCGAGGTCTACAAGGGTACGCCTGCAGGCCGCGCAGGTCTGTTGCCCGGTGACGAGTTCAGGGTGATTGACGGCACGCGTCGCACGAACTGGCAGACCACGGACGTGGTCAAGAAGGTGCGCGGCGAAGTGGGCACCAAGGTGACTATCACGCTGTACCGCCCCAAGAAGGGCACAGCTCACTCGGGCACCGAGAAGGAGTTCACCCTCACCCGCGCGACGATCAACTACCCCAACCTGAAGTCCGAGATGATCGACGGCGTCGGCTACATGCGCCTCGGGCAGTTCAATGCGAATGCCGAAAGTGATGTCGCCAAGGCGATTGCGAGTCTGACGAAGAAGGGCGCGAAGTCGCTCATCCTCGACCTCCGAAGCGATCCCGGCGGACTGCTTGATGAGGCTGTGAGTGTCTCATCACTCTTCATCAAGGACGGCGTCATAGTCCGCGTTGATGAGCGCGGCAAGCCGGAGGACGAGATCAAGGCGACGGGCCGCAAGATGACCGATTTGCCGCTTGTGGTACTCATCGACGGCGACTCGGCATCGGCGAGCGAGATTACCGCCGGCGCGCTGCAGGACTATGGCCGAGCCACGCTCGTCGGCGAGAAGTCGTATGGCAAGGGCAGCGTTCAGACTGTCGAGGCCGTGTCGTGGGGTGGAGGCGTGAAGTTCACGATCGCGCATTACCTCACGCCCAAGAAGCGCGTGATCAACGGTAAGGGACTGACACCGGACGTGGTCGTCAAGATGGACCGCATGGACCAGGTGAAGCGCTCGACCGATATCCAGCTCAAGAAGGCCGTTGAGATAGCCCGGCAGAAGACGCGCTAG
- the rnr gene encoding ribonuclease R yields MSKPKRSANSRRSGTVVGRITMTRRGYGFVSAPEGDYFVPARDTAGAMHGDVVAIRPSASRGREGRSGAVTRIMERANTTVVGRFERAGAIGIVTPADRRMRHDVFIAPNAFGDAVSGDIVVARLTGYPSRNHSAQGYVEEIVGHEGDAGIEIEITIREHGLRTEFPSQVAEEASRLRIDVEDALGRERDRRDIRERYTFTIDPIDARDFDDAISIGHTEDGRVVLGVHIADVSHYVPWDSSIDNEARLRATSVYLVDRVLPMLPEELSNGICSLNPAEDRVAFSVDLTLSKDGAVEGAEFYPSVIRSDRRCNYDEVDRWVSGEEPFPDRESELAIHEFARVAKKIGERRVARGGLDFETVEAKVKLDAQGKPVEVVLRERTVATNMIEEAMIAANEAVARHMRDAKAPMVYRIHENPDADALGQIALVLKEFNYPVKDLHGASPATFQRIIAFAHGRPEKFLINSLLVRSLERARYVDFLSPHFGLASDAYCHFTSPIRRYPDLVVHRLLKAQLRGALDKDPEAVHMTPELGWLAEHSSQMEREASMAEMDSVRFKLCELMAEHIDEVFSGLVTGVANYGLFIQLDNMAEGLVHSDSMPGDHYRYEPTRHMLVGEKRGDSYRLGQRVDVRIVNVSTGDARIDMELA; encoded by the coding sequence GTGAGCAAGCCCAAGCGCAGCGCCAACTCGAGGCGCAGCGGCACCGTCGTGGGGCGCATCACGATGACCAGACGCGGCTATGGGTTCGTGTCTGCGCCCGAGGGCGACTACTTCGTTCCGGCACGGGACACGGCGGGCGCGATGCACGGTGACGTCGTCGCCATTCGTCCGAGCGCCAGCAGGGGCCGCGAAGGTCGCTCCGGTGCTGTCACTCGGATCATGGAGCGTGCGAACACTACGGTGGTAGGGCGCTTTGAGCGGGCCGGCGCGATCGGCATCGTCACCCCCGCCGATCGCCGCATGCGACACGACGTCTTCATCGCGCCTAACGCCTTTGGGGACGCCGTGAGTGGCGACATCGTCGTTGCTCGACTGACCGGCTATCCATCCCGCAACCACTCAGCGCAGGGGTACGTCGAGGAGATCGTTGGCCACGAGGGCGATGCCGGTATCGAGATCGAGATCACGATTCGCGAACACGGGCTGCGAACCGAGTTCCCGTCCCAGGTCGCCGAGGAGGCTTCGCGCCTGCGCATCGACGTCGAGGACGCACTCGGTCGAGAGCGGGATCGGCGAGACATCCGAGAGCGCTACACGTTCACGATCGACCCCATCGATGCGCGGGATTTCGACGACGCGATCAGCATCGGCCACACAGAAGATGGCAGGGTGGTTCTCGGCGTACACATCGCCGACGTGAGCCACTACGTGCCGTGGGACTCATCCATCGACAACGAGGCCCGGCTTCGGGCGACGAGCGTGTATCTCGTCGATCGGGTTCTTCCAATGCTGCCCGAGGAGCTCTCCAACGGGATCTGCTCGCTCAATCCAGCGGAAGACCGCGTCGCCTTCTCGGTCGACCTCACGCTGTCGAAGGACGGGGCGGTCGAGGGGGCGGAGTTCTACCCGAGCGTGATTCGAAGCGACAGGCGCTGCAACTACGACGAGGTCGACCGATGGGTTTCAGGCGAAGAACCGTTCCCTGACCGAGAATCTGAGCTCGCTATACATGAGTTCGCGCGCGTAGCGAAGAAGATAGGGGAGCGGCGCGTCGCCAGAGGCGGGCTCGACTTCGAGACCGTCGAGGCGAAAGTGAAGCTCGATGCGCAGGGGAAGCCCGTTGAGGTGGTGCTCCGTGAGCGCACGGTCGCCACGAACATGATCGAGGAGGCGATGATCGCCGCCAATGAGGCTGTCGCGCGCCACATGCGTGACGCCAAGGCACCGATGGTCTATCGCATTCACGAGAACCCCGACGCCGATGCGCTCGGTCAGATCGCGCTGGTCCTCAAGGAGTTCAACTACCCGGTGAAGGACCTGCACGGTGCTTCACCTGCCACATTCCAGCGAATCATCGCTTTCGCTCACGGTCGCCCGGAGAAGTTCCTGATCAACTCCCTGCTCGTGCGCTCACTCGAGCGCGCGCGGTACGTCGACTTCCTCTCGCCGCACTTCGGGCTCGCAAGCGACGCCTACTGCCACTTCACATCTCCCATCAGGCGCTACCCCGACCTCGTCGTCCATCGCCTGCTCAAGGCGCAGCTGCGAGGCGCACTCGACAAGGATCCCGAGGCTGTCCACATGACGCCGGAGTTGGGGTGGCTCGCAGAGCACTCCTCGCAGATGGAGCGCGAGGCCTCGATGGCCGAGATGGACTCGGTGCGTTTCAAGCTCTGCGAGTTGATGGCTGAGCACATCGATGAGGTCTTCAGCGGGCTGGTGACAGGCGTCGCGAACTACGGTCTGTTCATCCAGCTCGACAACATGGCCGAGGGTCTCGTCCATTCCGATTCGATGCCGGGCGATCACTATCGCTACGAGCCCACCCGCCACATGCTTGTGGGTGAGAAGCGAGGCGATTCCTACCGGCTCGGACAGCGCGTCGACGTGCGGATCGTCAACGTCTCGACCGGAGATGCGCGCATCGACATGGAACTCGCCTAG
- a CDS encoding M42 family metallopeptidase translates to MHKKDMEFLSALIDAPSPSGFEQPAAKVFRERMIKSADKVETNVMGSVHAVLEGAKPNGVSVMLAGHIDEIGLMVNYITPDGFIAFASIGGVDAAVLPGMRVIVHTAKGPLLGIMGRKPIHLIEDEERKSITKLEKLFIDVGLKGEKVKKRVRVGDPITFDVGLETFGDGLAVSRAFDDKMGAWIAARVLEDVKKAGGAAGDLIAAATVQEEVGLRGGVTSAYGVNPQVGIAVEVGHATDYPDIDKRKHGEANCGDGPIIARGPNINPVLFELLIKAADKAKVPYQIGAEPRGTGTDANAIQLSRGGKAAGLVSIPLRYMHTPTEVLSLEDLDAAVKLLTRFILDLKPGTDFTP, encoded by the coding sequence ATGCACAAGAAGGATATGGAATTCCTCTCGGCGCTCATCGATGCGCCGTCACCATCCGGCTTCGAGCAGCCCGCAGCGAAGGTCTTTCGCGAGCGCATGATCAAGTCGGCCGATAAGGTCGAGACCAACGTCATGGGCTCAGTGCATGCCGTACTCGAAGGGGCAAAACCCAACGGCGTTTCGGTGATGCTCGCCGGTCACATCGACGAGATCGGGCTGATGGTCAACTACATCACGCCGGACGGGTTCATCGCGTTCGCCTCCATCGGCGGCGTCGACGCTGCGGTGCTTCCCGGCATGCGTGTGATCGTCCACACCGCGAAGGGCCCGCTGCTCGGCATCATGGGGCGAAAGCCGATCCACCTGATCGAGGATGAGGAGCGCAAGAGCATCACCAAGCTGGAGAAGCTCTTCATCGACGTCGGATTGAAGGGCGAGAAGGTCAAGAAGCGCGTACGCGTGGGCGACCCGATCACCTTCGACGTCGGGCTCGAAACGTTTGGAGATGGGCTGGCGGTATCGCGCGCGTTCGACGACAAGATGGGCGCGTGGATCGCGGCGCGCGTTCTTGAAGATGTGAAGAAGGCCGGGGGCGCAGCGGGCGACTTGATTGCTGCCGCCACCGTGCAAGAAGAGGTCGGTCTGCGTGGTGGCGTCACGAGCGCCTACGGCGTGAACCCGCAGGTCGGCATCGCAGTCGAGGTCGGTCACGCGACGGACTACCCGGACATCGACAAGCGCAAGCACGGGGAGGCCAACTGTGGCGATGGCCCGATCATCGCCCGTGGACCCAACATCAACCCGGTCCTGTTCGAGTTGCTCATCAAGGCCGCCGACAAGGCGAAGGTTCCCTATCAGATCGGCGCGGAGCCGCGGGGTACAGGCACGGATGCGAACGCCATTCAGTTGTCGCGCGGCGGCAAAGCGGCCGGCCTCGTGTCGATTCCGTTGCGCTACATGCACACGCCTACCGAGGTCCTCTCACTCGAAGACCTCGACGCTGCCGTGAAGCTGCTCACGCGCTTCATCCTCGACCTGAAGCCGGGGACCGACTTCACGCCGTAG